In Sphaeramia orbicularis chromosome 1, fSphaOr1.1, whole genome shotgun sequence, a genomic segment contains:
- the uso1 gene encoding LOW QUALITY PROTEIN: general vesicular transport factor p115 (The sequence of the model RefSeq protein was modified relative to this genomic sequence to represent the inferred CDS: inserted 1 base in 1 codon), whose product MNFFGFGMGGKVPGPQPSGAETIQKLCDRVASSTLLDDRRDAVRALKSLSKKYRMEVGTQAMDHLINILQTDRSDSEILGYALDTLYNIICNDEEEEQDESEDENAQKQADDLGAQFTDKFIEDPEHVTLLLTLLEEFDFHVRWPGVKLLTALLKNQGPQVQGVILVSPMGVSRLMDLLADSREVIRNDGLLLLQQLTKGNAAIQKIVAFESAFERLLDIITEEGSSDGGIVVEDCLLLLLNLLKNNSSNQNFFKEGSYIQRMKPWFEVGDDNSGWSAQKVTNLHLMLQLVRVMVSPVNSPGATASCQKSMYQCGLLQQLCTILMATGVPADILTETINTVSEVIRGSQVNQDYFASVNAPSNPPRPAIVVLLMSMVNERQPFVLRCAVLYCFQCFLYKNEKGQGEIVATLLPSTIDANSISAGQLLCGGLFSADSLSNWCAAVALAHALQDNLTQKEQLLRVQLATSLGKPPVSLLQQCTNILSQGDKITRRGSKVQTRVGLLMLLCTWISNCPIAVTHFLHNQXNVPFLTAQISENLGEDERLVQGLCALLLGICIYYNDNSLENYTKEKLKQLIEKRIGKENFVEKLGFITKHELYSRAAQKPQPVFPSPEQMLFDHEFTKLVKELEGVITKAVHKSSEEEKKEEEVKKTLEQHDNIVTQYKELIREQDAQIQELKEQVSSMTSQNEQMQATVAQQLSQIQQHKDQYNILKLKLGKENQSQSNSQGDASQVNGLQTEELTQLREEVEELRQQHTLLQTQLSDKDSLINTLRSEASQTAEGTSGGSDNTELLKELEALRTQVQSQSAEISQLKTEKQELLRRAEAPASDTLTPSSDGSLDAAKMMELESRLTAQTSEIERLKEEVRSLSGGRTDLEQQLASATSTVAILQTEKTKLQTEVQESKKEQDDLLMLLADQDQKIHSLKQKLKDLGETVEDEDDLDARDQTDDDDEEDEDEDEE is encoded by the exons ATGAATTTCTTCGGATTTGGGATGGGTGGGAAGGTACCCGGGCCGCAGCCGTCCGGAGCGGAGACG ATCCAGAAATTGTGTGACCGGGTGGCCTCCTCAACACTCCTAGATGACAGAAGAGATGCTGTACGGGCTCTTAAGTCCCTCTCCAAG aaATATCGCATGGAGGTTGGCACACAGGCGATGGATCACTTGATTAATATATTGCAAACTGACAG ATCTGACTCAGAAATCCTTGGCTATGCTTTGGACACGTTGTACAACATAATATgcaatgatgaggaggaggaacaaG ATGAATCAGAAG ATGAGAACGCCCAGAAGCAGGCAGACGACCTGGGTGCCCAGTTTACAGACAAGTTCATTGAGGATCCTGAGCATGTGACCCTTCTCCTCACTTTGTTAGAG GAGTTTGACTTCCATGTGCGTTGGCCTGGAGTGAAACTGTTAACTGCTCTCTTGAAGAACCAGGGTCCTCAGGTCCAGGGTGTCATTCTGGTTAGCCCCATGG GAGTTTCTAGACTGATGGATCTGTTGGCAGACTCTAGAGAAGTGATTCGAAATGAT GGCTTGCTTTTGCTTCAACAACTGACCAAAGGCAATGCTGCCATTCAGAAAATTGTGGCATTTGAAAGTGCATTTGAGCGTCTACTAGATATCATCACAGAAGAGGGCAGCAGtgatggag GTATTGTGGTGGAGGACTGTCTGTTGCTGCTTCTCAACCTGCTTAAAAATAACAGTTCCAACCAGAACTTCTTCAAGGAGGGCTCCTACATCCAGAGGATGAAGCCCTGGTTTGAAGTTGGTGATGATAACTCTGGTTGGTCTGCACAAAAAGTCACAAACCTCCACCTAATGCTGCAG CTGGTACGAGTCATGGTGTCTCCAGTGAACTCTCCTGGAGCTACAGCCAGCTGCCAGAAGTCCATGTACCAGTGTGGCCTCCTGCAGCAGCTGTGTACCATCCTCATGGCCACTGGAGTACCAGCAGACATCCTCACAGAG ACTATAAACACTGTATCAGAGGTTATCAGAGGCTCCCAGGTCAACCAGGACTACTTCGCCTCTGTCAATGCTCCATCAAACCCACCAAG ACCAGCCATCGTGGTGCTGCTCATGTCCATGGTAAATGAGAGACAACCGTTTGTACTTCGTTGTGCAGTCCTCTACTGTTTCCAGTGTTTCCTTTACAAAAACGAGAAAGGACAGGGAGAGATTGTGGCAACTCTGCTGCCATCAACTATTGACG CTAATTCCATCTCTGCGGGCCAGCTGCTATGTGGGGGCCTGTTTTCAGCCGACTCTTTGTCCAACTGGTGTGCGGCTGTAGCTTTGGCTCACGCGCTTCAGGACAACCTCACCCAGAAGGAGCAGCTGCTCAGGGTTCAACTGGCCACCAGCCTCGGCAAACCACCAGTGTCCCTTCTGCAGCAGTGCACCAACATCCTGTCCCAG GGAGATAAGATCACCAGGCGG GGCAGTAAAGTGCAGACCAGGGTGGGTCTCCTCATGCTGCTGTGTACGTGGATCAGCAACTGTCCCATCGCAGTCACACACTTTCTACACAATC GAAATGTTCCCTTT CTGACAGCGCAGATCTCAGAGAATCTGGGAGAGGATGAACGGCTGGTGCAGGGTTTGTGTGCACTGCTTCTTGGTATCTGCATTTATTACAATGACAACTCATTGGAAAACTACACCAA AGAAAAACTAAAACAGCTGATCGAGAAACGAATTGGGAAGGAGAACTTTGTGGAGAAGCTGGGTTTTATCACTAAACATGAGCTGTACTCGCGGGCGGCACAGAAGCCACAGCCTGTGTTTCCATCCCCAGAACAAATGCTGTTTGATCACGAGTTCACCAAACTGGTCAAAGAACTGGAGG GGGTAATAACAAAAGCAGTTCACAAATCCAgcgaagaggagaagaaggaggaggaggtgaagaaaaCGTTGGAACAGCACGACAACATTGTAACTCAGTACAAAGAGTTAATCAGAGAACAG gaTGCTCAGATCCAGGAGCTGAAGGAGCAGGTTTCATCCATGACATCTCAGAATGAGCAGATGCAGGCAACAGTGGCCCAGCAGTTGTCCCAGATCCAGCAACACAAAGACCAGTACAACATCCTCAAGCTGAAATTAG GTAAGGAGAACCAGAGTCAGTCTAACAGCCAGGGAGACGCGTCTCAGGTGAACGGGCTGCAGACGGAGGAGCTGACACAGCTTCGAGAAGAGGTGGAGGAGCTCCGCCAGCAGCACACACTCCTTCAGACACAGCTCAGCGACAAAGACTCACTCATCAACACTCTG AGGTCGGAGGCTTCACAGACGGCAGAGGGGACGTCAGGAGGATCAGACAACACAGAACTACTTAAG GAGCTCGAGGCTCTGAGGACTCAGGTCCAGTCCCAGTCGGCAGAAATCAGCCAGTTAAAGACAGAGAAACAAGAGCTGCTGAGGAGGGCTGAAGCTCCG GCCTCTGACACGTTGACTCCGAGCAGTGACGGATCATTAGATGCTGCCAAGATGATGGAACTGGAGAGCAGACTCACAGCACAGACGTCTGAGATAGAGAGACTAAAG GAGGAGGTGAGGAGCCTGTCGGGGGGCCGGACAGACCTGGAGCAGCAGCTGGCTTCGGCCACCAGCACAGTGGCCATCCTGCAGACAGAGAAGACGAAGCTGCAGACGGAGGTTCAGGAGTCCAAGAAGGAGCAGGACGACCTGCTGATGCTGCtggcagaccaggaccagaagatccacagcctcaaacagaaACTCAAAGACCTGGGAGAGACG GTTGAAGACGAAGACGACCTCGACGCCAGGGACcaaacagacgacgacgacgaggAGGACGAGGATGAAGACGAGGAGTAG